A single window of Rubripirellula lacrimiformis DNA harbors:
- a CDS encoding AraC family transcriptional regulator, which yields MKRPERRVAVLIETDDSWGRRVVASIAQFARQHKWRLLIAPRDHEHRLRMPGRSSSDGVIVSLRDRSMADHIRRSGLPAVDVSIMMPHAKWLARVATDDVARAEMALEHFRQRRLKHFACYAPSIGRYSIDRAHAFRSAVEKAGFQCDVFCEAEGTQGWEIDHDHVIEWLSRLPRPLAVFAADPYPARQLAEICEWNDITVPDDVTILAGDNDDLLCNVSSPQLSSIQLACESIGTEAASRLRQLMNGGAVPTKPKLIEPLYVLARQSTDTFAVADNELTDVLRHIHDHAMHGISVNDVVRKFSLSRRWLELRFQRVLGRSPADHIRRIRMEHIRNLLLQTDLTITQIAFQTGFSSSSSLTQQFTRQFGRSPTAMRADLRPERDARTRNHIT from the coding sequence ATGAAACGACCTGAACGGCGCGTGGCCGTCCTGATTGAAACGGACGACAGTTGGGGGCGACGTGTCGTGGCGTCGATCGCGCAGTTTGCCAGGCAGCACAAATGGCGACTGCTGATCGCCCCACGCGATCACGAACATCGACTGCGAATGCCGGGACGCTCTAGCAGCGATGGCGTCATCGTGTCCCTGCGGGACCGATCGATGGCCGACCACATTCGTCGGTCGGGGCTGCCGGCGGTGGACGTGTCCATCATGATGCCACACGCAAAGTGGTTGGCACGCGTCGCGACCGACGATGTGGCGCGAGCTGAAATGGCGTTGGAACACTTTCGGCAACGACGGCTAAAACACTTTGCCTGTTACGCACCGTCGATCGGCCGCTATTCGATTGATCGCGCCCACGCATTTCGCAGTGCCGTCGAAAAGGCAGGCTTTCAATGCGATGTATTCTGTGAAGCCGAAGGGACCCAAGGATGGGAAATCGATCATGACCATGTGATCGAGTGGCTGTCGCGATTGCCCCGTCCGTTGGCAGTCTTTGCCGCCGACCCCTACCCTGCCCGCCAACTTGCCGAGATCTGCGAGTGGAACGACATTACCGTTCCCGATGACGTCACGATCCTAGCAGGCGACAACGACGACCTACTATGCAACGTATCGTCCCCCCAACTTTCCAGCATCCAACTTGCCTGCGAATCGATCGGCACCGAAGCTGCTTCGCGTCTACGTCAACTGATGAACGGCGGTGCGGTGCCGACCAAGCCCAAATTGATTGAACCGCTGTATGTCCTGGCACGACAATCGACGGACACCTTCGCCGTCGCCGACAACGAATTGACGGACGTGCTTCGACACATTCACGACCACGCGATGCATGGCATCAGCGTCAACGACGTCGTCCGCAAGTTTTCGCTTTCACGGCGCTGGCTAGAGCTACGTTTCCAACGCGTCTTGGGGCGTTCCCCGGCCGATCATATTCGTCGCATACGGATGGAACACATTCGCAACCTGTTGCTTCAAACCGACCTGACGATCACACAGATCGCGTTCCAAACCGGCTTCAGTTCAAGTTCTAGCTTGACTCAGCAATTTACCCGCCAATTCGGGCGGTCGCCGACGGCCATGCGTGCAGACCTACGTCCTGAACGTGACGCCCGAACCAGGAACCATATCACCTAA
- a CDS encoding PAS domain S-box protein, translating to MRGKRSEQVDATVAPLIVGVGASAGGQDAIIELLEHLGPFDQFAIVLVQHTDPSSVPLESDLVRSATEAKVIEVTKRTKLKPGCVYIAPASELLEIKNGAARIVASDADESFQTAVDYFFHSLAEDQGDHAVGIVLSGAGSDGTVGLKAISDASGLTFAQDAASAKFDSMPRSAATTGAADHVCRPAEIAVELLRYAKHVTDFGGDDMVVRVQKQIGEAIPRIAELLLKVTGHNFQHYKITTLMRRIQRRMQVLKIATASDYLAELQNNEDEANRLFRELLIGVTAFFRDPEAFDAIATTVLPSLFQGKGANDVVRIWVAGCSTGEEAYTIAMLCREHAQSMTDAPEVQIFATDIDERALQIARNGSYPTGITEHISAERLKRFFVKRGKRFQVTKEIRDRVLFSKHNLISDPPFSRQDMISCRNMLIYLGSHLQEKLIPLFHYALRPGGFLFLGPSETISSHGELFRALDNKFRISQRKGAATESTQSLAFRGNETNPIRMGVNEPDTTVDLDSIRQRILLDEFAPKAVVIDQSGQVLNASDGVSKYLSVSGGDFHNNIIKMAVPGLRIGLRAAINEATKTRRKTTHDKLSIRDEECIQRVMLTVQPMPQLGADNELFLVVFHDIGEPIIRDDSDDMPESASTGDQNADAIIAQMERELETMRADLERTLQDMEAANEELKSSNEELLSMNEELQSANEELETSKDEIRAGSDAVARVNADLENLLRSTKIATVFLDKDLNIRSFTPSIADIYSLIPTDVGRPLQRFVPHVQQMPPLPDPQKIQNGETVDDTILADSGKSYIRRVLPYRSHTGVCEGIVVTFVDVSQVKESQELFQLLVDASSQIVWITNAAGVAAEDSPSWRAFTGQSKEDWLGFGWLNVVHPDDRERTIAEWKSVVEQGKTLSVEYRLRHRSGRYRWMHVHAVAQRFADGTIRRWIGMNTDIDDRKQAEAELFNAKSRLELSLEVSDVAPWSLDAETYHLASNPTLNRLYGFEDDATPSLDQFVKRMDETARDRVAAAIDHAIQTGETYDQEYPIRWPSGEIRHVRARGQVRLSTHDQTKEFFGVVVDITERKRREIDITEREAHLRRVINNQLGLVGMIDRDGILLDVDDRSLEIAQTGREEVLGKHFADAPWWNYDPTVANQMRDAMRQALSGEVVRFDVSLFSHGADGVLIDFMIAPVFDDDGEVEYLIPSGVDIRDRKMLEQRHKDTATRLEAIFNTAVDGIITIDRDGRINSANRAASKLFGYGVHELVGNNVNLLMPEPDHSNHHDYLTKYEQTGDRHIIGNQRQVTGRRKDGSTFPLDLSVSETTLHGEHRFVGIVRDITDRVQAEQAIQDASRRMEMALRAGGMAAWEWTPLKSYWTRELYELLGITSDQTASSELFFSFVHPDDLDELRRVWQEAIDGTTPYEAEFRVIRADGQTRWMMGQGEVVRDASGNVVRLYGLNWDSTNEHLQAKILRESEQRAKDANESKSAFLANMSHEIRTPMTAVLGYVDLLTENVTGTEALQHIQTIRRNGNFLLEIINDILDLSKIEAGKFDVQKESFSLPRLIEDVRSIMSVRATEKDLTLEIKYQNRIPAAIQSDPKRLKQVLVNLLGNAIKFTESGEVKLEVRYQQGRDTDDPQLHFDVIDTGIGISDDHLSKLFQPFSQADASVSRKFGGTGLGLAISRRLAEVLGGSIQVQSQPGKGSRFSLCIDPGHADDIPLIEPSLVLEPTEPSVTETPIDLHCHALIVDDRRDVRFLSKHILTRAGATVEEAEDGQQAVDRIREHFATGQLPDIVLLDMQMPKLDGYQTATQLRQLGYTGPIVALTADAMQGDMSRCIEAGCNDYLSKPIDKAKMLRMISEMISNPPAN from the coding sequence ATGCGGGGCAAGAGATCAGAACAGGTTGATGCGACAGTCGCCCCGCTGATTGTCGGTGTAGGCGCATCGGCAGGCGGCCAGGACGCAATCATTGAATTGCTGGAACACCTGGGTCCATTCGACCAGTTTGCCATCGTGCTGGTGCAACACACCGATCCGTCCAGCGTGCCGCTTGAAAGTGATTTGGTTCGCAGCGCAACCGAAGCAAAGGTCATCGAGGTCACCAAACGCACCAAGCTGAAACCAGGCTGCGTTTACATTGCACCCGCAAGCGAACTATTGGAGATAAAAAACGGTGCGGCGCGGATCGTCGCCTCCGACGCCGACGAAAGCTTTCAGACAGCCGTCGACTATTTCTTTCATTCGCTGGCCGAAGACCAGGGCGATCACGCGGTTGGCATCGTGTTGTCGGGCGCCGGCAGCGATGGAACGGTCGGGCTAAAGGCAATCAGCGACGCAAGTGGCCTGACCTTCGCACAAGACGCTGCGTCGGCCAAATTTGACAGCATGCCTCGCAGCGCCGCGACGACCGGCGCCGCCGACCACGTTTGCCGCCCCGCCGAGATTGCGGTGGAATTGCTTCGATATGCCAAGCATGTCACTGATTTTGGCGGCGATGATATGGTCGTTCGTGTGCAAAAGCAGATTGGCGAAGCCATCCCTCGCATTGCCGAACTTTTGTTGAAAGTCACCGGCCACAATTTCCAGCACTACAAAATCACCACGTTGATGCGTCGCATTCAACGTCGCATGCAGGTGCTGAAGATTGCAACGGCCAGTGATTACTTGGCGGAATTGCAGAACAATGAAGACGAGGCCAACCGACTATTCCGCGAACTGTTGATCGGCGTCACAGCCTTCTTCCGTGACCCCGAAGCGTTCGATGCCATCGCAACCACGGTCTTGCCAAGCCTGTTCCAGGGCAAAGGGGCAAACGACGTTGTTCGCATTTGGGTCGCCGGTTGCAGCACAGGCGAAGAAGCTTACACGATCGCAATGCTATGTCGCGAACATGCACAAAGCATGACGGACGCGCCCGAGGTACAGATCTTCGCTACCGATATTGATGAACGCGCCTTGCAAATCGCTAGAAACGGATCGTATCCGACCGGCATCACCGAACACATCAGTGCCGAACGACTGAAAAGATTCTTTGTCAAACGCGGCAAGCGATTTCAGGTGACCAAAGAGATCCGCGACCGGGTTCTGTTTTCGAAACATAATCTGATCAGCGACCCACCGTTTTCGCGGCAAGACATGATCTCCTGCCGCAACATGCTGATCTACTTGGGATCTCACCTCCAAGAAAAGCTAATCCCGCTGTTCCACTACGCGCTGCGTCCCGGCGGATTCCTCTTCCTGGGCCCCAGCGAAACCATTTCGTCGCACGGCGAACTGTTTCGGGCGTTGGACAACAAATTCAGGATATCCCAGCGGAAAGGCGCGGCTACAGAATCGACGCAATCGTTGGCATTTCGAGGCAACGAAACAAATCCGATTCGCATGGGAGTCAACGAACCCGATACGACGGTTGATCTAGACAGCATTCGCCAACGAATCCTGCTGGACGAATTCGCTCCGAAGGCCGTCGTGATCGATCAGTCGGGACAAGTCCTGAATGCTTCCGATGGTGTTTCGAAGTACCTGTCGGTATCAGGCGGCGACTTCCACAACAACATCATCAAAATGGCTGTTCCCGGGCTGCGGATCGGATTGCGAGCCGCGATCAACGAAGCCACCAAGACTCGCCGAAAAACCACCCACGATAAACTTTCCATCCGTGACGAAGAATGCATCCAACGGGTCATGTTGACGGTGCAACCGATGCCGCAATTGGGTGCCGACAACGAATTGTTCCTGGTCGTCTTTCACGACATTGGCGAACCCATTATCCGCGACGATTCAGACGACATGCCTGAATCGGCATCGACGGGTGACCAGAATGCCGACGCCATCATCGCACAGATGGAACGCGAACTAGAAACCATGCGTGCCGACTTGGAACGCACCCTGCAGGACATGGAAGCGGCCAACGAGGAACTGAAGTCATCGAACGAAGAACTTCTGTCGATGAACGAAGAACTGCAATCAGCCAACGAAGAACTGGAGACTTCCAAAGACGAAATCCGCGCGGGCAGCGATGCCGTTGCCCGAGTCAATGCGGACTTGGAAAATCTGCTGCGCAGCACAAAAATCGCTACCGTCTTTTTGGACAAAGACCTGAACATACGCAGCTTTACCCCGTCCATCGCTGACATCTATTCGCTGATCCCGACCGACGTGGGACGCCCGCTGCAGCGGTTCGTGCCCCATGTCCAACAGATGCCTCCGCTGCCAGACCCCCAGAAGATCCAGAACGGCGAAACCGTCGACGACACGATCCTTGCAGACTCGGGGAAATCTTACATCCGACGCGTGTTGCCCTATCGATCCCACACCGGTGTGTGCGAAGGGATCGTGGTGACCTTTGTGGATGTGTCGCAGGTTAAAGAAAGCCAAGAACTGTTCCAGCTGCTGGTCGACGCGTCCTCCCAAATTGTGTGGATCACAAACGCGGCAGGTGTCGCTGCAGAGGATTCGCCCAGCTGGCGTGCGTTCACCGGTCAATCCAAGGAAGATTGGCTCGGATTCGGTTGGCTGAATGTCGTGCACCCTGATGACCGCGAACGAACGATAGCCGAATGGAAATCGGTGGTCGAACAAGGAAAAACGCTGTCCGTCGAGTACCGACTGCGACACCGAAGCGGTCGCTATCGTTGGATGCACGTCCATGCGGTCGCCCAGCGTTTTGCAGACGGCACGATCCGGCGCTGGATCGGAATGAACACTGACATTGATGACCGTAAACAAGCCGAGGCCGAACTGTTCAATGCCAAGTCGCGTCTGGAACTGTCACTGGAAGTCAGTGATGTGGCGCCGTGGAGCCTGGACGCAGAGACCTACCACTTGGCATCCAACCCAACGCTAAACCGACTGTACGGATTCGAAGACGACGCCACCCCCAGCCTGGATCAGTTTGTCAAGCGAATGGACGAAACCGCTCGCGATCGAGTTGCGGCGGCCATTGACCATGCGATCCAGACCGGCGAAACGTACGACCAGGAATACCCCATTCGATGGCCAAGTGGCGAGATCCGACACGTGCGTGCACGTGGTCAAGTTCGTTTGTCGACTCACGACCAGACGAAAGAGTTCTTTGGCGTCGTGGTGGACATCACTGAACGCAAACGACGCGAGATCGACATCACCGAACGCGAAGCACATCTTCGCCGCGTGATCAACAACCAATTGGGATTGGTCGGCATGATCGATCGCGACGGAATCCTGCTGGATGTCGACGATCGTTCGTTAGAAATCGCCCAAACTGGTCGCGAAGAGGTCCTGGGCAAACACTTCGCCGATGCCCCGTGGTGGAACTACGATCCTACCGTCGCGAATCAAATGCGAGACGCAATGCGGCAAGCCCTATCGGGGGAAGTCGTACGATTCGACGTGTCACTTTTCTCGCACGGCGCCGACGGCGTGTTGATCGATTTTATGATCGCGCCTGTCTTTGACGATGATGGTGAAGTCGAATACCTGATCCCATCCGGTGTCGACATCCGCGATCGAAAGATGCTGGAACAGCGACACAAGGACACCGCAACACGACTGGAAGCGATCTTCAACACAGCGGTCGACGGCATCATCACCATTGACCGTGATGGCAGGATCAATTCTGCCAACCGGGCTGCATCCAAGCTGTTTGGATACGGTGTCCACGAACTGGTTGGCAATAACGTGAACCTGTTGATGCCAGAACCGGACCACAGCAATCACCATGACTATCTGACGAAATACGAACAAACCGGTGACCGACATATCATCGGCAATCAGCGCCAGGTCACCGGGCGACGCAAAGACGGCAGTACATTCCCGCTGGATCTATCCGTCAGCGAAACGACCCTGCACGGAGAACATCGTTTCGTCGGCATCGTGCGAGACATTACTGACCGCGTGCAGGCTGAACAGGCGATCCAAGACGCTTCGCGGCGAATGGAAATGGCACTTCGCGCCGGCGGCATGGCAGCCTGGGAATGGACACCTCTGAAAAGCTACTGGACCCGAGAACTGTACGAACTGCTTGGAATCACAAGTGACCAAACCGCATCATCAGAACTGTTCTTTTCCTTCGTCCACCCAGATGACCTCGATGAACTCAGGCGTGTATGGCAGGAAGCAATCGACGGCACGACGCCATACGAAGCCGAGTTTCGAGTCATTCGTGCCGATGGCCAAACCCGTTGGATGATGGGTCAGGGCGAGGTCGTACGTGATGCATCAGGGAACGTCGTACGCCTGTACGGTTTGAACTGGGATTCCACCAACGAACACCTGCAAGCCAAAATTCTTCGCGAAAGTGAACAGCGTGCCAAAGACGCCAACGAGTCCAAGAGTGCATTCCTGGCGAACATGAGCCACGAGATACGGACGCCCATGACAGCGGTCTTGGGTTACGTCGACTTGTTGACCGAAAACGTCACCGGCACCGAGGCACTGCAGCACATCCAAACGATCCGCCGCAACGGCAACTTCCTGCTGGAAATCATCAACGACATTTTGGACTTGTCCAAAATCGAAGCTGGAAAATTCGACGTTCAAAAAGAATCGTTCAGTTTGCCACGATTGATCGAAGACGTTCGCAGCATCATGTCCGTTAGGGCGACCGAGAAAGATCTGACGCTAGAAATCAAATACCAAAACCGTATTCCTGCGGCGATCCAAAGCGATCCTAAACGGCTAAAACAGGTGCTGGTCAACCTACTAGGCAACGCGATCAAGTTCACCGAGTCGGGCGAAGTCAAGCTGGAAGTCCGTTATCAACAGGGACGCGACACCGACGATCCACAATTGCACTTCGATGTCATCGATACCGGTATCGGAATCTCGGACGACCATCTTTCGAAGCTGTTCCAACCATTTTCGCAAGCCGATGCCAGCGTTTCAAGAAAATTTGGTGGCACTGGATTGGGGCTAGCGATCAGCCGCCGTCTAGCCGAGGTGCTTGGGGGCAGCATTCAGGTGCAAAGCCAACCGGGCAAAGGTAGTCGATTCAGTCTGTGTATCGACCCTGGCCACGCTGATGACATCCCGTTGATCGAGCCATCGCTGGTCCTAGAACCGACCGAGCCGTCAGTCACCGAAACACCGATTGACCTCCATTGCCATGCGTTGATCGTCGATGACCGCCGCGACGTACGATTCTTAAGCAAGCACATTCTGACCAGGGCCGGTGCAACCGTCGAAGAGGCAGAGGATGGCCAGCAAGCGGTGGATCGAATTCGCGAACACTTTGCGACCGGGCAACTGCCCGACATCGTGCTGCTGGACATGCAGATGCCGAAACTGGATGGCTATCAAACCGCCACACAACTCCGGCAACTCGGTTATACCGGACCAATCGTCGCGTTGACTGCCGACGCGATGCAGGGAGACATGAGCCGCTGCATCGAAGCCGGCTGCAACGACTATCTCTCCAAACCGATCGACAAGGCCAAGATGCTGCGAATGATTTCGGAGATGATCTCCAATCCGCCCGCGAATTAG